Below is a window of Tolypothrix bouteillei VB521301 DNA.
CAAACTACGAATTACGAATTATTTACTCACTGGTTACTGTTAATAATGTCTTAGTTGATGCTTGGTTTTGGGTAGCTTGCCAAGTTAGCCAGCCTTGCCAGCGTCCCCGAACTGATGCCAACCACTTTTGCCTAGCAAAGCTTCCTTCACTCGGTAAAAATCGCAGCAATTGTATTAAACCTAAAGCTTCTTGGGTTCCTATTAACATAGCCCACAATATAAATGCTATGCGTCTAATTAAGGGTAAATGTTCCAATAATACTACGGTTTCATTGTGTACTGAATTGATCACTGCAGTTTCATTAAGTCTGTCCCGCTTGTCCTCGTCAAAACGTTGTGCGGGGAAGTGATCGACTGCAATTTCTGGATCGTAAATAATTTTCCAACCCGCTCGTTTCACTGCCAAGCATAGTGACATTTCAAAATGAACTTGAGCACCCGTACCTCTCATGCGTTCGTCAAAACCAATGGAAGCGATCGCCTGTCGGCGAAAACTCATGTTCACACCTTTGAGAAGATCGACTTCGCGGGCTTTCCCTACGCCAATGTGGTGTTTGCCGATTGCTCGTCCCCACCATTGAACGATACCTACAACTTCACTTGTACCATCATCGAGCAATTTGTTTTGCCAGTACACCCAATCTCTTCCACCCACGCCGCCAACGAGATGGTCTGACAGATAGTATTTTTCCATCCGTTCCAACCA
It encodes the following:
- a CDS encoding glycosyltransferase family 2 protein, which translates into the protein MITITAIVPTYRRPKDLSRCLEALKRQNRLADEVLVVVRDTDTDSWAFIKEYNPEPLKLRTVTVTVPGVVAALNAALKEAKGDIVTVTDDDAAPHSDWLERMEKYYLSDHLVGGVGGRDWVYWQNKLLDDGTSEVVGIVQWWGRAIGKHHIGVGKAREVDLLKGVNMSFRRQAIASIGFDERMRGTGAQVHFEMSLCLAVKRAGWKIIYDPEIAVDHFPAQRFDEDKRDRLNETAVINSVHNETVVLLEHLPLIRRIAFILWAMLIGTQEALGLIQLLRFLPSEGSFARQKWLASVRGRWQGWLTWQATQNQASTKTLLTVTSE